Sequence from the Argentina anserina chromosome 7, drPotAnse1.1, whole genome shotgun sequence genome:
GTATGAGCTCACTAAACCCACTAGAAGCTGTTGGCAACCCGCATTACGAGTCAGTACGTATAATGCAACAATATAATTGCGCAAGAGATGAGCAGTATAAATCCCCAATTATATGGTTCTAGTGAAAGACGGAAACTTATATATGGAGTTGAAAAGTGGTAATAGAAGTGCATTTGATTTATGCCAAGACCAAACTTTCCATTATTTTCCTTACCTTGAATACCTTCCAAGGATAAACACTCCCTTTAATTTCATTAATTATTGGTTAAAATACTTTTCTCTAACTAGCTCGCAAAAGAATCATGACTTTAGGAATCCCATAATGGGAGTTCCTCAGACCACAAAGAACCACTTTCATGCCATTTTTGTTAGCTCTAGTAATTACTTGGGTGTCAACTGCCAAGCAGGAACAGACACCATAGGTTTTAGCAAATGACATGGGAGTGATTCGTGCATGATTCTGAGTATATGAATCTAATATTTTCTAGCTAGTCAACATGCTTTCACCTTTCTAAGGGGGAGGGAAAGATTGGATGCAATGTCCTCCTCAAGTGAGCATTCAAAAAGTGAACCATAGACCTGCCTCACTGCCATCAAGTGGTGAGAAGATGATGCACATGCTATCTCAACTAGCACTTTCAGGTGTTCTATGCctttcgtcttcttcttcttcttcagagcATCTCTTGCCAGTTTAGCATCCCTTTCAGGGGGATCATATGTCCACAAAATTACTGCATCCTGTTACACATCATTACTTCTGTTGTTACATATATAACATGAAATAAGTACCACTTTCATGCATATCAGTTTCCACTGGAGATAGTGAGATCtaattgttttcattttgtaaaCGTGGGAAAGTTCAAAACCTTGTTTAGCCTTTACCCAATTTCATCTTTAAAATTCTATGCATTCCATAGAAGAATGCATGTTGTcataatatattaaaattttggACCCAAACTCATTTTAGTGAATGGATAATACCATCCACTCCTTCAGTACTTCTAGGGTTCTGAAAcatttctttcattttataattcaagGCTACTGATGATAGTGATATGATCGAAGTAAACCGTGCAAGGGTCTGTAGCATTACCTgtattattcaaaaaaaaaatgcatcacTGGAACTAATGGAATGGGAACATGTCGATGTAGTCTATAGTTTGACTGATCGAACAACACAAAGGTGATGAAGGATAACAATAATTTAGAACTTTAACTCTGAATTTTATCTATACTGAGACTGTCAGCCATGCAATTATTTCGTGAGCAATCAACAATGCTGGTCGAACATGTGACAAAGTTCTGACCAATTTCAGCAAAGCTGTAGTAAGGTAGAGAATGAAACCTCTTGATGCTTGAATTCATTATAATATATaagatggaaaaaaaaaatctcgatGCTTATGCAAGAGATTTAGCATAAGCAATTATTTCACATGATAAGATAACAACTGCACCAAAATGACATAGAAAGTTTGGAGTTCTTCATCCCCTCTTAtgaattataagcaattgtgAGCGTAATGAGTTGTAGAAAATTACCCTGAAATCTCCTGAGAGTTCAGAACGGAGATCATCAATGAGGGACTTATTGTAAAGCTCTTGATAAGTGTCTATAATTTCTCTCCTTTGATTTGCATTCCTATGTCCCAGTACCCATATCACAGCTTCCTCATCCGTTCCAAATCCTACGCTCATAAGTCATAACCACAAACACTTAAAtttgaaagaagaaaacagGAGGGCAGAAGCTAgcaaaatcaataaaacacCATTGATTCATGAACATAATTTCAAGATAAAATGTCAGAATTCAGAGACAGTAAGAAAGTATCATATGTGATTCAGCCCCATCCCGTATTTTGCAATATGAAAATCAGATAAGAAATATGACGATAAGCATATATAAACCCATGCAATATGAGAAAACCAAACCAAGGCAGATTGAAATTCATAAAGACAATACTGGAACTCTTAGaccaaaacccagaaagctAAAAAATTCAATGAGTTCACCCATTAACAGACATTGCATGAAAAAACTAAAGACACAATCATTACgatcagaagaagaaggacCTGCAAAGGCTTTGTGGAGTCTCTCACAGTCTTGTTCCGGAGAAGGAACAGTCTCCGGTACTCTGAGACTGGCCATTTGGAAGGTGTTTCTCCTCTGAAAATGCAAGGGGGACAAGAATGGCGAGGGTGATGTAATCAAGAGAGTGGCAGTCAGTTTTCTCCCTccttaatttttgtcaccctCAAACTTCGCTCCAGTCAAACTTTTGTAAATCACCATCTTTTCAAATTCACAAACTTTACCCCCTCACTTGCTCGTATTTTATTTTGTACcccttcttttcaatttgtttttctatttCTACCTCATTGCTCAAGTCCTTGGTGTCTGCAGAAATACAAATCTGGCCTCTTATTTTATTGTGATGCCGACACACTGACCCTTTTTTGaaagtttgtttgttttttttttccttctgttACTCATAGCTGAAGACGGTACCTCATATGGCGATAGCATTTGAACTTCGTTACAATTCATGAAATTAAGCATCAGTTTTGAGCGCATTAACTTATTTGGAAATAAAGGCAAGTAATGAGAGCGGTTACAAAAGAAATGACTAGAAGAATTAAGTTTCATCATAAGCTGAAAACATTGACTACTAAAATCAAGATATGAATGACAAAGCCTCAATCTAGAGTGAAAAATATTGAGTGGGGTGGTACGTCTAACCGACTAATTAATAACATTTTTATCACCAAAATCGTCATGTCAAGCTATGCAAAAACTTTAGaacttttctctttttcattaTAGCTAGCATGACCCTAGATATATTTTTATACTTGAACAAATTAATAAGATTGATATGAAATGGGAAGGCAACTACGTACATGAATGACACGGGACACGGCCATGACATGCAGCCAAGCCATGCCTACCAAATCGACTAAACTAATCAAGGATCGAGTTCTCTGACAAACATATGATCGAGGCAAATCTGATTCCATCTGCcgaattaaataaaaaaatgttctAATTATTAATGTGCTCGTATGGCAGTCCCTTGATCGGCTGGTTACTTGGTGATATTTCATGCCAAGTAACCAGCCGATCAAGGGACTGCCATAATAAGTCTTAACATTACTTGGTGCAGTTTATAAGTTAAGAATATTGACATATTATATAGTTTATCGTGTGTTTGATAACATTATATCTTGCCAAATGTTTATGTCAATATTTTCCAAGTAGCAGAATCGATCTCTCATCTCTCTGTGATTCAAGAGGCACGTACACCACACCAGGGGCGGATCCTTATACATAAGAGGGGATGCTCAAGTATCCCCTAGCTATTTAGAAAACAAATTACTAGTACTAATTTCCTTCATCCACACCCACCAAATCCCCTCACCTACACCCCTCTAATCCATAGGCGTA
This genomic interval carries:
- the LOC126801806 gene encoding annexin D3 produces the protein MASLRVPETVPSPEQDCERLHKAFAGFGTDEEAVIWVLGHRNANQRREIIDTYQELYNKSLIDDLRSELSGDFRDAVILWTYDPPERDAKLARDALKKKKKTKGIEHLKVLVEIACASSSHHLMAVRQVYGSLFECSLEEDIASNLSLPLRKLLVGLVSSYRYDKQLVDSGVASSEALKLHEAIKTKQLDHNHVVSILSTRNIFQLRETFECYKQNYGSPIQQDIKSCGDGDSESLLTLVITCIDTPEKHFAQVIKDSVVGLGTDEDSLNRAIVSRAEIDMIKIREEYSTLSKNSLEDDVKDDTSGDYRDFLLTLLGARF